The genomic interval AACCGCACGAGAAGCTGATCCAATTGAACCAGCGTGACCACTTGCGGCTTTGAACTTGAGATCGACTCGCCGAGACGGTAGTGCAATTCGGTGACAACGCCGTCGAACGGAGCGGTGACCTTTCGTGATCGGATCTGCGCCTTGATCCGCTCCACGTCCAGTTTCGCCTCGGCCAATTCCTGGCGTGCTTGCTCCAAGTCCGCGAGCGATGATTCGTACTCGACAACCGCTTCCTCCACTTCCGTCGGATTGGCGTGACCGCGATCCAACATCGGCTGGATCGCGTCGCGACGTGACTTTCGGATTTTCAGGCGAGACTCAGCCAATTTGACTTTGGCGTCGGTCATTGCGCGTAACTCGGCGATACGCAACGTTTGGTCCAACGCATCGTGGTTCAGTTCGGCGATCGTATCGCCCTCACGAACACTTTGGCCTTCTACTACCCAAATCCGTGACACGACCCCCGACTCGCTCGCCGCAACTTGACTCTGTTGCAGCGGTTCGGTAAAGCTCTCTGTGACGCGGCTGTCCACTGCCGTTCTGGCTAGATCAACGAGGACAATGCCTCGGTAGTCGTCACCCGAGACGGGATGCGACATCAACAGGCAAACAAGGATCACGAAGATGGACGAAATGGACAGTTGGCAGGTGCTTAGAGCCGTCGGCGCAGACGCAAGCGACCCTCGACGCATCGTGCAGAATGCGACGACGGTCTTGTCGTGACAATTCGATGGTGGATGGAAAGTCCCGTGCATTGCCTGGTTGGTTTCCCAACAATTGCCGTCAATGTGCAACGAATGTGGTGAAGGATTGATGGTGATGGACGGATCATTCGGCGACCATTGCGGCTCGAATGGAATCCATCCACTGATCATGACCGACAAGCCTACGTCGCGTTTGGTAATCGTGACGCTCGATTAATTGTTGTAATCGATACAGCTTGTCGCTCAACTGTTGCGATTGTGCAACATCTACTTCTCCGGTGGGTCGTGCGGCACGAGCGATTTGGTCGGCAAGGGATCGCCCGTGTCGACAGAACAGTTCGTCGTCGGCAGCGACAAAGAACTGACTGCTGCCTGGGTCACCCTGGCGTGCTGCGCGTCCGGCGAGTTGTCGGTCGACCCTCGCGGATTGACTTCGGCTGGTCGCCAGCACATGCAACCCGCCCCGCTCTCGTGATTCTGGGCTCAGTTTGATGTCCGTTCCGCGACCGGCCATGTTGGTTGCAATGACGATCGAGTCGGTCTGACCAGCGGTCGCAATGATTTCCGCTTCGTTAGCATCCTGGACGCCATTGAGCAAAGTGCAATGAATGCCGATCGCGTTCAAAGCTTCGAAGACTTGTTGACTTTCTCGGATCGTCCGCGTGCCGATCAACAGCGGACGACGTGTCTCCAGGAACTTTGTCGTGAACTGAATGATCGCCGCCAGCTTTGCGTTCCAATCAACAAAAAAACGCGTCGGCATTTCCAGCCGTTTGCACGGGCGGTGTGGTGCCAGCGGGGTGACGCGAACACCATAGAAATGGCCTAGTTCTGCTTCACTGCCTTGAGCGGTCCCGGTGAGTCCACCGATCGCATCATAGAGCTGAAAGAATCTCTGACGAGTGACCCGAGCAACACTGTCCGACGGCGGCGTGATGGTGATGCCTTCTTTCGCTTCTACCGCTTGGTGCAACCCGCCTCTCAATGTTCGGTCATCAAAGATTCTGCCGGTCAGTTGATCCACAAGCGACAGTTTATCATCGACGACGACATAGTGCTCGTCTCGGAGGAGCAAGTGCTCGGCGTGAAGAGCATTCTTGATGTACTCATCCCAAGGACGATCGAGATGTACGCGTCCCAATTCCTTGAGTGCGTCAAAGCATGAATGTCGCCCCGCGTCCGTGAACTCGATCTGTTTGGTGGTGAAATCAACGGTGTAGTCACTGCTGATCTGCAATGACCCTGCGACAGACTTGGCCAATTCAAACGAACGACGTTCGATTGCGGAACATTCCGTTGCAGCGCCCGCTCCGCTGAGGATCAGCGGTGTTGTGGCTTCATCAATCAATACGCTGTCGGCCTCGTCAATGATGATGCAACTGTGATCTCTCTGGACGAGCGAGTCGCGAATATCGGTGCCGCTAAGATACTCTAGGATGGTACGCCCAAGCGTGATCTCGGCCGCAGAGCGGATCTTCAATTGATCTCTCAGGTAATCAAAGCCGAACAGATAGCCCGGGCCGTAGATGATCTGGCAGCGGTACGCGTCACGGGTTTCCTCCGTGTCGGCGTCTTTGGTCAAGACGGCTGACGTGATCCCCAGTCGGTGAAAGATTTCCACCACGCTCTCGTGGTCTCGTTCGGCTAGGTAATCGGTCGTTGTCGCGACATGAACACTGCTGACAAAGGGGCAACGGGTCAGTGCGGCAAGTGCTGTGACAACCGTTTTTCCTTCCCCTGTTTGCATCTCAACAATGTGACCGGCAGCCGTTGCCAACGCACCGTGAATCTGAACCGGGTGAGGTCGAAAACCCATGGTCCGTCGGATCGATTCGCATCCCAACGCTGCAACGTTCATCGCTGTCGCCAAGTCGAACGACACATCAGATTGCCGGATCCGGCTTGCCAACTCACCAAATCGTTGACTCAACGCGGCATCGCTGAGTCGTTCCGTCTGGGCCGCTTGCCCAATGACTTCCGTGACACGCCCCTCGACCTGATTTTCATCATGTCGATCAGCCGATCTACCAAGCAACTGGCCTAGCCAGCTTTTCGTCCCAGCACGAGTTGGCGTTGTGGTCAGTTGATTCATTTCATCCCCAACGGATCAGAGTTGCCGTCTTGTGCTCGCTTGAGGGTTTCGTTCGGCGAGTTCTTGATGATCGACGATGGAGTCAGTTCCGGTGCGTTGTCCACGTTGAGTGCCAACGCTCGGTATGTTTCGTCGGCGAGTTTCAAACCCGTTTCACCGAACGCAACGCTGGTCGATGCGACATGCTCGATCACGATTCGAGCATTGGACGACATGCGGGTATTGAAGAAATTCATCGTCCAATTCCCGCTTGCGCCAACCGTCAGCGAGGTTTCACCGATCAATGAACCATTCACGTCATAGATCCGACCGACCAAGACGGATCCGGGTTGTGCGTATCCTGCCAAGATCGGCTCGGGTGCCAAACGGTCGACTTGGCGGGAGAGCAAGATGTCCGTTGTTGAACCGTATCGGCCGACCGACGAAATACCTTCTTTTCCTTCGTCGCTCAGATCGCGGAACGAATCGAAGACAAAGGCACCTGTGATGGACCAAGTGAAGCTCGCCGACAGCGTCTGTCCGCTTCCATCGGTGACGGTGATTGTGACCAGGAACGATCCGATCTCGGCAGTTCCCTCTGCCGGTGTGCCGGTCACGATTCCCGTTGCCTGGTCAAGAACCAAGCCGGGCGGCAGCGTTCCCCCATCATCGTATGTCACCGTATCGCCATCATCCCCTGGTACAAGGGATTTCGACAAGTCGACCGGTGCGATTGGTTGACCCTCGGGGTTTGTTTGAGGACCAAGGAGACGTACGGCTCGCGGTCCGTCATCCAATCCAGTAACCGCAACCGTTGCCATTGCCGTATCGGTTCCGCCATTGCCATCGTCAATGGTGTAGCTGACTTCGGTCGTCACCGTGATTCCTACTGGCAGGTGATCAAAGTCTCCTGCCGGGTCGAACGTCAGTGTGCCGTCGGGCATGATGTGGAAAAGTCCCCCTGAGGAACCTGGAACGAACTTGCCCACCGATGACACGCTTCCGTTGACAGCTTGAACAATCAATCCGTCTCCATCCGGGTCGCTGTCGATGCCGGCACCGGTGTTCCCAGATACCACATTGCCGGACGTCGCGGTGTTCTGGTCGACAGAATACGAGTTGGATACTGCAGTGGGTGCGGGATTCGTGACCGTCCAGAGGAAGGTCTGTATGATTGATTCTCCCGCTGAATCCGTCGCCGTGATTCGCACGACATAGGGACTGTGCATGGACGCTGACGAGTCAAACGTTCCAGTAATGACACCGGTGCTGGAGTTGATCGCCAGCCCCGGTGGCAACGTCGCATTGTCGCTGAACGACAGGTTGTCGCCGGTATCCGCATCGGCAAAGAACACACTGGTATCCAGGGATACGGCCACCGCAGAATCGACCCCGAATTGGGGGCCGATCGTGCCGACTGCGGTCGGTGCATCGTTGGAGCCGACAATCGTGACTGTTACCAAGGCCGTGCTGGTCGCGCCTTGGGCGTCCGCGATCGTGTAAGTGATCGACGAACTAGCAGTGACGCCAGGGGCCAGTGAGTCAAAGTCATTCCCAGGGTCGAATGAAAAACTGCCTGCTGAATCGATGTGGAAAGTGCCGCCGCCTGAACCAACAACGGTTCCGCCTACCAAACTCGCTTGACCGTCCACTGCGATCACGGTCAACGCATCGGAGTCTGGATCACTGTCCGATCCATCGCCGTTGTCAGTGGCAACGACGTTGCCAGAGACGATCGTGTTCTCTGTGGTGCTGAATCCATCGTCCGTTGCGCTCGGGCCGGGATTGCTGACTAACCACTGGAATGTTTGAGTGCCCACTTGGCCGAGTAAATCGGTCGCGGTTATCACGACGGTGTACGGACTGTGTGTGGACGCATCGGATGACAGTGTTCCCGAAATGATTCCAGTCGCCGAGTCGATGGACAGACCGCTTGGCAAGGTTCCGCCGTCGGTGAAGCTCAACACTTCGCCCGGCGTGGGATCAAAGAAGTTGCCAGAGACATCGACCGGCGTGATCACTCCTCCGTCCAAATTGCTCTGATTACCGATCGTTCCGACAGGAACAGGCTGCTCGGTCGATCCGGTGACCGTCACCGTCAAGGTTGCGGTGGCGAATCCGCCATCGCCATCGGCAATGGTGTAGCTGACGCTCGTCACCGCAGACTGACCGCCCGTCAAATGATCAAAGTCACCGTTCGTTTCAAACAGATAGCTGCCGTTGGAGTTAATCGTGAACCTACCGCCACCTGAGCCGGTTACCACGTTGGCGACATTCGTCGACAATCCGTCCACTGCAGAAACCAAAATGGTGTCACCGTCTGGATCGTTATCGACTCCGTTACCATCGTTGTCGTTGATCACGTTGCCAAGGATGGTGCCTGATTCACCGACCGTTACGTTGTTGTCCGTCGCGGTTGGCAACGGATTGGCGACCGTCCAAGTGAAATTTTGCGTCGCACTGTTGCCAAAGCTATCGGTCGCGGTAACGACAACGGAATACGGGCTGCCAAGCGACGCGTGAATATCTTGTGTCCCGGAAATCAGTCCGCTATGCAAGTCGATACTCAAGCCCGGTGGCAATGTGCCGTTGTCGTCGAATAGCAGCGTGTCGCTTGCATCGATGTCTGTGAAATACGCGGACGCGTCCAACGGCACGATTGCAGTTCCGTCGGTTCCTACTTGATCGGGAATAACGCCAAGTGTTATCGGTCCATCGTTGAGTCCTGTGACTGTGATGGTGACGGTTGCCGTGGCAAAACCACTTTGGCCATCCGTCACGGTGTAGGTCACACTGGTTTGTCGTGTTTCACCATCAGCGAGGTCATCGAAGTCCGATCCTGCATCGAAGCTGAATCCGCCATTCGAGTTGATCTGGAACGACCCGCCACCGGAGCCAGCAATGAGATTGCCAACGTTGCCCGTGCCGCCGTCGACGGCAAAGATCTGCATGGGATCTCCGTCTGGATCGAAATCGATTCCGCTACCATTGTCCGCCAGAACGTCTCCCGCAAGGCTTGCACCCTGATTGACCGCATACTGGTCGTCGTTGGCGATCGGGACCGGGTTGGTAATCGTCCACTGGAACGTCGCCGTGACCGTACTTGAATCTCCGTCGTCTGCAATGATGGTCACCGTGTAGGGACTGTTCACCGATGCGTCGGAAAGCGGCGTTCCGGAAATCAGCCCACTGAAAGAATCAAGCGTCAACCCTGGAGGCAAGGTTCCCGCATCACTGAAGCTGAGGGTCGTCCCGGTATCGACGTCTGAGAAATAGGTGCTGATGTCGATCCCAGCGATGGGAGATTGTTCCACATCGATTTGGTCTGGGATCGTGGCGATTACAATCGGTGCGTCGTTTGTCCCTATAACGTGTACGGTCGCAATCGCCGTGCTGACACCGCCGTCCGCGTCCCTGATCGTATAAGTAACGTACGAGTCACGCTGGACTCCGGCGGGTAGGTCGTCGAAATCGCTGCCAGGGGCAAACGTGAACGTACCATCCGCCTGAATGACAAACTCGCCGCCCGTAGAGCCGTTCACCACGGTATTGACGGCCAGCGAATCTCCGTTGACTTCAGTGACGGTCAATGAGTCGCCATCCGGATCCGAATCAACGCCACTGCCGTTGTCGGTAGAAATCACGTTACCCGAGATACCAGAGTTTTGCGTCGTTGTGAACTCATCATCCGCCGCCGCCGGCGGCGGATTGGTGACCGTCCAGACGAACGACTGAGTTATGGTTTCGCCATGGGGATCCGTCGCCGTGATCGTCACGACGTACGGTGAGCCCTGCGAAGCACTTGAATCCAACACACCAGTGATTTCGCCGGTCGACATGTCCAGCGTTAGCCCCAATGGCAGCGAACCAGAATCATCAAAAATCAGCGACTCGGACGTATCGACATCGACAAAGTATCCGCTGATATCCAACGCCGCAATCGGACTCGAATCGACGTCAAACTGCGGTGGAATCGTTCCAAATGCTGTCGGACTTTCGTTCACACCTGTGAGAACCACTGTGACCGTGGCGCTGCTGATGCCTCCCTGACCATCGGAAATGGTATAGCCGATGGTCGTTGTGCGAGTCTCGCCTGCGCTCAAGTCGACGAAGTCGCCGGCTGGGTCAAACGTCAAATTGCCCAGTGGCGTGATCACAAACAGTCCGCCAGCGGAGCCGCTGATCGTTGTGTTCACATTTGCCGCTTGTCCATCGACCAAGGATACAGTTAGAGCGTCCCCGTCTGGATCCGTGTCAACACCGTGACCATTGTCTGTTGTCACGACGTTTGCAGAAATAGTCTCTGTAGCCAAGATTGCAAAATCGTCTTGAGTCGCGGTCGGTACAGGATTGACGACGGTCCAAACGAAGGTTTGAGTTGCCGATTGGCCTTGTGTATCCGTTGCCGTGATCATTACCGAGTACGGACTATTGACGGACGCGTCCGTGTCAAATGTTCCAGTGATTCGCCCCGTAGATGCGTCGATGCTCAAACCACCGGGCAGCGTACCCGAATCGCTAAAGACCAGGCTGTCAGTGGTGTCGAGATCGGAGAACGAAACAGCGACGTCGACCGGGGTGATGGTCGCGGAGTCGATCCCGAACTGTGGTCCAATGCTGCCGATGCTGGTGGGTACGTTGTTCACGCCCAGAACCGTGACAGAAACCGTCGCCACGTCGGTGCCGCCCTCTCCATCGGCCAATGTGTACGTCATTTCGGTGACTGCCGTCTCGCTGTGACCAAGTCCGATGAAATCATTTCCGGGATCGAAGACGTAGTTGCCGTTGGAGTCGATGATAAACGTGCCTCCAGTTGTTCCCGCAATCGCAGTTCCGACATTGCTATCGACGCCGTTGACTTGAGTTACTGAGAACAGGTCGCCATCTGGGTCCAGATCGATCCCATGGGCGTTATCGTCAGTGATAACATTGCCAATGATCGACGTCGCTTCCGTTGTCGTCAAATCATCATTGGCTGCCACAGGCGCTGGATTGGTCACAGTCCATACGAAGGATTGCGTCACGCTCGCTCCTTGTCCGTCGGTAGCAGTGACCACCACCGTGTACGGGCTCGCTTGCGATGCATCTGCAGTAAAACTTCCCGTGACGACGCCAGCGTTTGATAGAGAAAGCCCCGGTGGCAATGTTCCGCCTGCGTCAAAGCTCAGCGAATCGCTCCCGTCCACATCCCCAAAGAATCCCGCTAGGGACAGAGGCGAGATCGCTGCTCCGTCCACTCCGGTTTGTGGTGCAATGGTGCCAATGGTCGTTGGTATGTCGTTGGTTCCCACAACGGTCACGGTCAGAGTGGCGATGTCAAAGCTGCCTTGCCCGTCAGTCGCGATGTAGGTCAGTGTTGTGGTGACCGACTCGCCCGCGGCCAAATATTCGAAATCATTGTCTGGGTCGAAAAGGTAGTCGCCGTTGGCCGCCACATTGAACACACCGCCATTTGAACCAGCTACATCGAATCCGATATTGCCGGTGGAACCATTGACTGAATGAACGGTGATCGTGTCACCGTCCGGGTCCATGTCGATGCCATGGCCATCATCATCTGTCAAGACGTTTCCGAGTCTCGGAGTGCTCTCAGCGGTGGTTACATCGTTATCGGTCGCCACCAGTGCTGAGTTGCTGACAAACCAATCAATGCTCTGTGTGGTTGACAAACCATTCGAGTCCGTTGCCGTGATCGATACTGTATACGGACTAGCAACGGACGCATTGTTGTCGTAGGTTCCCGTGATCAACCCCGAATTTGTGTCGATCGAAAGCCCCGCAGGCAGCGTGCCGTTAGCTGAATAGGTCAATGAGTCCGTTGCATCACCATCGGCAAAGTAAACACTCACGTCCAGCGGGGTCGCGAGCCCTGCATCGGAGCCAAATTGCGGAGGAATGCTGCCGACAGTTGTTGGCGCATCGTTCGTCCCCAACACGGTCACTGTCGCAATGGCAAAGTCATCGCCTCCTTGCCCGTCGCTGATACGATAGGAGATGGAGGTTGTTGTCGATTCACCAGCACCCAAATGGTCAAAGTCGCCGTTGGGGTCGAATGAGAGCGAGCCATCGGCAGAAACGGTGAACAAACCGCCCCCCGATCCAGCAATGCCTGTGTTCAGATTGCCAGCCGATCCGTTGACTTCCACAATCAGCAGGACATCGCCGTCTGGGTCTGAATCAACACCATTTCCGTTGTCATCGGCAATCAGATTCGTTGTTAGAACGCTTGCTTGATCCGTCGTCAGTGCATCGGCTTGTGCTACCGGTGCCGGATTCAAGACCGTCCATGTGAACGATATGAGAACGCTTTCACCAAACGGATCTGTTGCCGTGATCACAACCGTGTAAGGGCTGTTGATGGATGCATCTGAGTCAAACGTACCCGTGATCAATCCTTGGCTATCAACGGACAATCCAGGAGGCAGAGTGCCACCGTCCGTGAACGAGACAACGTCTGTCCCGTCTGGGTCCGCAAAGTACACGCTGACGTCCAGTGGTGTGATCGTTTGTGCGTCTGTCCCTGACTGAGGCGGAATGGCATTCAGTGCAATCGGGGCTTCATTGGTACCCACGACAGAGACTGTCAAGACAGCAGCATCGAACCCGCCTTGCCCATCGCTCGCTGTATAGACGATCGACGTGGATGCCGTTTCACCTTGTCCCAAAGAATCGAAATCAGATCCTGGGGCAAAGGTATAGTCTCCATTGGCCATGACAACAAAGGTCCCTCCATTGGAGCCAGCGACGGAAACTCCCACGTCTCCAGACGCTCCGTTGATCTCCACTACGGTGATTGGATCTCCATCAACATCGGTGTCCACGCCATGCCCGTCATCGTCTGTAATGACATTCCCGGTACGAACAAGGTTTTGCTGCGTCGTCACGTCATTGTTCGTGGCCTCGAGAGCAGCATTGGTGACCACCCAAATGAAGCTCTGAGTCACACTAGCGCCGTGTGGGTCCGTCGCCGTGATCGTGACGCTGTACGGACTGGCGGAGGACGCGTTGTTGTCGAACGTTCCGGTGATTTGCCCGGTGGATGAGATGGATAACCCAACCGGCAGCGTTCCATTGTCCGAGAATGTCAACGCGTCCGTCGAATCGGTATCGGTAAAAAATATGCTGATATCAAGCGTTGCCGTGACCGCTGAGTCTTCGCCGATTTGTGGTGGTATCGAACCAACTGTCGTCGGACTCTCATTGGTTCCCGTCACCGTTACAGACAATGTTGCAATGGATAGACCGCCTTCGCCGTCGCTGAGGGTATACGTTACCGACGTTACCACAGACTCGCCGGCGCCCAGGTAGTCAAAGTCGTTTCCAGGGTCAAAGGTATATCCACCCGTCGCGGTGATGTTGAACTGACCACCCAGTGTGCCTGCCGTGATCGCACCAACAGCGGTTGGAGTGCCGTTGACTTCCGCAATCGACAGCACGTCGCCATCGGGGTCCGTGTCCACGCCGTTGAAATCGTCATCCAAGATCACATTGCCGCTGACGGCAACATTCTGTTGCGTTGCGAGGTCATTGTCGGTCGCAACCGGTGACAAATTGTTGACCGTCCAAGTAAACGTCTGCGTGGCGGTTTCGCCCGATTGATCGGTTGCTGTTATCGTTACCGTGTAAGGCGAGGTCTGAGACGCATTTGACGTAAAGCTCCCAGTGATCATGCCGCTCGGACTGACGCTCAATCCGTTTGGTAAGGTTCCACCGTCCGTGTAGGTCAGCACGTTGCCTGAATCGACATCACTAAAGAATCCAGCGATATCCAGTGGAGTCGTCAACGCGGAGTCAACACCGAACTGCGGTGCTATGGTGCCATGTGCGGTCGGCGCGTCATTGCTCCCAACAACGGTGATGCTCAATGTTGCGGTATCGCTTCCGCCGTTTCCATCGCCGATGCTGTAGGTCACCGATGTGGTCGAGGTGGCGCCAGCAGCCAGCGAGTCAAACGTTGCGCCAGGATCAAAGCTGTACGATCCATTGGCGGCAATCGTAAAGGTTCCGCCAGCCGAACCAGTGACAGCGATACCGACATTGGAGAGCAAACCATCGACTTCAACCACCGTCAAAGAGTCTCCGTCTGGATCGTAGTCGATACCGCTTCCATCATTGTCAGAAATCACGTTGCCGACTACTGACGCTTGTTCTGTAGTCGCAGCGAAGTTGTCCGAGGCAACGGGAGTCGGATTCGTTACAGTCCAGAGAAACGATTGAGTGACCGATTCGCCAGCCAAGTCTGTCGCTGTGATGGTCACCGAAAAAGGACTGGACTGAGATGCATCATGGTCCAGTGTTCCCGTGATCCGTCCATTCCCATCAATCGATAGTCCGCCTGGTAGGGTTCCACCAGCATCGTAGACAAGCGTATCTCCAGAGTCCGCATCGCCGAAAAACGGGCTCAAATCCAAAGTCGCGATGGTTGACGAATCAACGCTTGATTGTGGGCCAATGGCTCCGATCGCTGTAGGGGTGTCATTCGTTCCCGTCACCGTGACGATTACCGTGGCCGTATCCGTTCCGCCGTTTCCATCACTGAGCGTATAAGTGATCGACGTGGTCGCGATTGCACCTGCTGCCAGTCCATCAAAATCGGTGCCAGGATCGAAGGTGTAGAGACCGTTGGTCGAGATCCGGAATGTCCCTCCGTTTGAGCCGGCAACATCCGAGTCCACGAGTGCGGCGTTCCCATTGACCTCGGAAACAATCAACATGTCTCCATCAGTATCC from Stieleria varia carries:
- a CDS encoding efflux RND transporter periplasmic adaptor subunit produces the protein MSHPVSGDDYRGIVLVDLARTAVDSRVTESFTEPLQQSQVAASESGVVSRIWVVEGQSVREGDTIAELNHDALDQTLRIAELRAMTDAKVKLAESRLKIRKSRRDAIQPMLDRGHANPTEVEEAVVEYESSLADLEQARQELAEAKLDVERIKAQIRSRKVTAPFDGVVTELHYRLGESISSSKPQVVTLVQLDQLLVRFYLSEHDVNSLTVGQDVNLQLRDGNQWVQPTARIQFISPVTDPDSGTARIDVVIDNPERRYRSGSPCKWLDSTAESTP
- a CDS encoding preprotein translocase subunit SecA, yielding MNQLTTTPTRAGTKSWLGQLLGRSADRHDENQVEGRVTEVIGQAAQTERLSDAALSQRFGELASRIRQSDVSFDLATAMNVAALGCESIRRTMGFRPHPVQIHGALATAAGHIVEMQTGEGKTVVTALAALTRCPFVSSVHVATTTDYLAERDHESVVEIFHRLGITSAVLTKDADTEETRDAYRCQIIYGPGYLFGFDYLRDQLKIRSAAEITLGRTILEYLSGTDIRDSLVQRDHSCIIIDEADSVLIDEATTPLILSGAGAATECSAIERRSFELAKSVAGSLQISSDYTVDFTTKQIEFTDAGRHSCFDALKELGRVHLDRPWDEYIKNALHAEHLLLRDEHYVVVDDKLSLVDQLTGRIFDDRTLRGGLHQAVEAKEGITITPPSDSVARVTRQRFFQLYDAIGGLTGTAQGSEAELGHFYGVRVTPLAPHRPCKRLEMPTRFFVDWNAKLAAIIQFTTKFLETRRPLLIGTRTIRESQQVFEALNAIGIHCTLLNGVQDANEAEIIATAGQTDSIVIATNMAGRGTDIKLSPESRERGGLHVLATSRSQSARVDRQLAGRAARQGDPGSSQFFVAADDELFCRHGRSLADQIARAARPTGEVDVAQSQQLSDKLYRLQQLIERHDYQTRRRLVGHDQWMDSIRAAMVAE